The proteins below come from a single Halobacillus salinarum genomic window:
- the rlmN gene encoding 23S rRNA (adenine(2503)-C(2))-methyltransferase RlmN, protein MKQSIYGLTLDQLTNWLVERGEKKFRAKQVWDWLYNKRVADFTQMKNVNKSCLDLLTQSFTIETLQEEIKQESKDGTIKFLFKLEDGNVIETVLMRFNYGLSVCVTTQVGCNIGCSFCASGILRKNRDLTSGEIVEQIMNVQKHLDQQGKEERVSHIVVMGIGEPFDNYDHLIDFLRVVNDQKGLSIGARHITVSTSGIAPKMYEFADEGIQINLALSIHAPNNELRSKIMKINRAYPLEELMKAIDYYLEKTNRRITFEYILLKDVNDHKEEAEQLADLLKDKKHLSYVNLIPYNPVADHPYERSEKESILTFYQTLMDRGIKCGVRTEHGTDIDAACGQLRSKQIEKEKARKKKKLQAN, encoded by the coding sequence ATGAAACAATCCATTTACGGATTAACGCTTGACCAGCTGACGAACTGGCTCGTTGAACGAGGAGAGAAAAAGTTTCGTGCTAAGCAAGTATGGGACTGGCTCTATAACAAACGAGTTGCTGATTTTACTCAAATGAAGAACGTAAATAAAAGCTGTCTGGATTTACTGACTCAATCGTTTACTATTGAAACGCTGCAGGAAGAGATTAAACAGGAATCAAAAGATGGAACGATTAAGTTCTTGTTTAAATTGGAAGATGGCAATGTCATTGAAACTGTATTAATGCGGTTCAATTATGGGTTGTCGGTTTGTGTGACTACACAGGTAGGCTGTAATATTGGCTGTTCTTTCTGTGCGAGCGGAATCCTGCGAAAGAATCGTGATCTTACGAGCGGTGAAATTGTTGAACAGATTATGAATGTTCAAAAGCACCTGGATCAACAAGGCAAAGAAGAACGTGTCAGCCACATTGTTGTAATGGGGATTGGAGAGCCTTTTGATAATTACGATCACTTAATTGACTTCTTAAGAGTTGTTAATGATCAGAAAGGACTTTCTATCGGAGCCCGCCATATCACAGTTTCTACAAGCGGGATTGCACCAAAAATGTACGAATTCGCAGATGAAGGAATCCAAATTAATTTAGCCCTTTCTATTCATGCCCCAAACAATGAGCTGCGATCTAAAATCATGAAGATTAATCGCGCCTATCCATTAGAGGAATTAATGAAGGCAATCGATTATTATTTGGAAAAAACAAATCGTAGAATAACCTTTGAATATATTCTTTTAAAAGATGTCAACGATCATAAAGAAGAAGCGGAACAGCTTGCGGATTTATTGAAAGATAAGAAACATCTCTCTTATGTAAATTTGATTCCCTATAATCCAGTAGCTGACCATCCTTATGAACGAAGTGAAAAGGAATCCATTCTTACCTTCTACCAAACCTTAATGGATCGTGGAATTAAATGTGGTGTCCGTACAGAACACGGAACAGACATAGATGCTGCCTGCGGACAGTTGAGAAGTAAACAAATTGAGAAAGAAAAAGCGCGCAAAAAAAAGAAGCTGCAGGCCAATTAA